CCTTAGGGTTGGTGATCAGGTTATTCAATTTCAACATTGGAAGCCTGATTTCAATATCCATGAgaagcaattctttacaaaaCTTGTATGGATACGTTTTCCAGATCTATCGCTAGAATATTGGCACGAAAACGTCTTATTATCTATTGCAAAGGCAGTAGGGCGCCCTGTTGCCTTAGACAGACGAACAAGACAAGGCCTTCTCAGCTATTTTGCAAGGGTGCTAGTGGAGATTGACATTTCTGACTTGGCAGTGAGGGTGGAGGAAGTCCAGGTCAAGAGATTTGAACCAGGCACCTCTCAGGTGTACGGTTTTTGTCAAAATATATGAGAATAATGTGGAATGCTGTGCCCATTGCAAACGAGTAGGCCATTTGATTTCCAACTATAGGTTGAAGAAAGTGGATGACGAAAAGCAGTGTGCAGCTAAGAAATTGGCTGAGGTTCCAGGGGCGGTATACGTTGAAGAAGACAGAGTTGACTCAACCACGGCCAACTCGGTGGGTCGgctctctcctattttggaaGGAAATCAACAAGAGCGTTCTCAACAATCTCCTCATAATGGAAAGGATGAGAATGGTATCACTCTTTCCGTGAATAACTCTCCCCAATTTCCTAATATGGAAGAAGGAGAAATTCAAATTGATTTGGACTCTACCGTTTCAAATCTCCCCAATTTAGTAAAGAATGGATTGGCACAAGAGGATGTGGATATGAACAATTATGTGAGTCAGCATGATGTGGACCGGTCTAGCTCTGAGACCGGCTCAGAATATGGGTCTCTCTCAAAccaagatgatgaagaggagggtgaattgaaccaaaatggGAACCCGCCTATCTCTAACAAAATACAAAAACAGAACCAGGAGGATTTGACTCACGCTCTCCCTATGGACCCTGTGTGTCTTTCCTCACGTCCCAAGAGGACGGGAAGGTCCTTAGCCTCTGGTCATGGGATTTTGGTTGGTAGGGGAGGTTgatcttcctccaatagggaCCCTCAGCCCTCTGTTCGAGCTCCATTGAGTAGGAGGGAAGCAGCGACATTGGATGTTACAGTGGTGGATGATGCGGTGGCTGCTCTCGAGAAAGGCACAGAAGtgggagaaaaaaggagaagaaagaaaaagcagaGCGGTCAGGCTTCAAATCCTGACAAAGGTGCTCTGTTCTGGAACATTCGGGGTGTCTGAAAGGAGGCTGGTAAGAGGGCTTTGAAATTTCTCCTCAGAGAATCTTCGGCAGAGATTCTATGTGTAGCTGAACCGATGGTTGGGGTCAGTAGTTTTccctcattattttttaataaattgggttaTGCGGCTGAAGTGATTCCCAATAATTGTCAGGATAGGGTGCCCAATATTTGGGTTATATGGAAGCGAGGTATGGCTCGTCCTCCCCTGATTTCAATTTCAGACCAACAACTCACTGTTGAGATTGATTGGATGGGTAAAAGAGTTCTCATGTCATTTATTCATGCCAGTTGTTTCAAAATTGAGCGTAGACCTCTTTGGTCTGATCTTGCTTTGATTTCTACTACTTCTTCTCCATGGGTTGTTATTGGCGACTTTAATGCCACTCTAATGTCTCATGAGAAAAGAGGGCCGGGTAATTTTAATTTGGGTTCGGCAGCAGAGTTCCAGGCTATGGTTGACACGTGTATGCTCTTCCCTGCCCCTCTCAAGGGAAAAAATACACTTGGTCGAATAACCGTAAAAGGGGTAATGTGCTGGCGGTCTTGGACCGGAGTTTNNNNNNNNNNNNNNNNNNNNNNNNNNNNNNNNNNNNNNNNNNNNNNNNNNNNNNNNNNNNNNNNNNNNNNNNNNNNNNNNNNNNNNNNNNNNNNNNNNNNATATGAATTTGTGGTAGTCTCTTTTTCTCATAGCTGAGAGACATTTACCATTGCCATTGTATTTTTGTGCACTTGTGTTGTGCTAATGGTTGATATCTACTGACTAAACACCGGCCGCTCGATGTGCATGATATAAATGGTAATGGCGATGACACTCAATAGCATTTCCACTACCCATTTAGGAGAACATCCAGGAGGCGGTTGTCAAACTATGATTGGCCAAAATCTAAGGGCTAGTAATTGTTTTGTAAAAAGCTTTTTaacaataatttattttattattatattaaataaattacATGTGAgtcttaaatatttttttgtctaGTCATAGGTCATAGTGCTCTCATAATTAAATGCAATGGATTTAATTTTGGCAATGATTTTATTCTATGGGTGCAGGGTCCATTAAGGTGTTGTTGTGGTGGAGAATATGTAATGAAAATATCTACCACTAAAAGTTTTCAGGTTACACCTTTCATAGTGTCATCCTTTTATATAATTAATGATAATTTAAAGGTTACCCTTTAGGATCACACTATTTTGCATGATTTAGTCTGTTAGATTATAATCTCATAACTCAACTTTTCTATTCAAAGAGAGGCTTTTTAGATTATGTCTTTTTTAGGCTACAAGTGTTGGAACCTCAAAAGATGGAATGAAAGAGGACTACTAGAGATGGTTAGGTTAGGGTTTCGAATGTTACTTCCTTCCTTAGTGCATCTAAAGATTCAAATGGAGCTTCCTTAGTGCAAGATCAAGGGAAAGCCATTGTTGTATCTCATCCTAATCAGTGATCTTTTGTTGAGGTTGTGGGGATTTGATCCTCCTTACTAGATATTGATGACTGaccaataagaagaagacatgTGTGACGACCTCGATTATGCTTGGTCAACTTCGTTTGAGCACCGACTATGTCTAGTTGGCTTTGTCGACCATATTCCTAACTAAAGAAGATCATCTTACTCAACCACATATCATCCATACTTCCCCTCCAATAGTAAGCTAGTTGTGGCTATAACTGTCTAGTGACCTAACCATAGTTCACCAACATGACCATGGTTGGGTAAAAATTATAGATACCCTCATTCAACCATTGTAGGTTAATCATTATAAAGATCGTCCATGTTAAAGGAGGGTAGATAATCCTATTAGTCAAGTGGGTTCGCAAGATAAGTTAAGGCAACTAGTTTTGGATTATTATCTTAAGAGTGAAAGAATAGGAGTTGAGGTGGCTAAGGTAGGGATTACATAGGGATGAGTTGGTATGAGTTTATATAAATGCAGCGACACACATAGGCAACAAGGGGGCTAGAGAGGATATCGACCTAatttaaacttttaataataGGTGATGTGCCAGAGAAAGTCTGTACCAGTGACCTGTGGATGGCAACGGTCTACTGACTAGAGGGACGTGATGAACCCTTGTGCCAGTGCAGATGTTACAGATCAAAGTGGAAGGGTTTTAGACCTCTGAAGCCGCTGGGAGGTACCATGCGGGACCGTTGGGACCCTGAAATAAGATGCGGAGACCGATGAACCTcctagccttatcccaattggCAGCCGAAGGGAAAGCCACCGTCTGGAAAGGAGTCTAAGAAACCTATAAGAGTGACGAATTGGTAAGAAAGCAGGTCCAACAAGGATAAGTAatgcaagaaaaggaaaaaagagggagaCCATACCACAGTAAGTCGGTCCAGGACAGCCTTCCTTGTGGTGGCAAGAGGTAAAGGGCCTTGGACAGTCTCGCCTACTCCCCACTTCCTGGTTAGGGGAAACATGTCATAAACCCCCTTTGATAGGGGAGGGCAGAGGAAATCAAGGTGCTCGTAGGCCCAAGGCTAAAAGAGAAGACAGTCATCAGAACATGAAGCAAAGCAAAGTAAGGTAAGTAAATGGATCAAGCAGTTGGTACTTGGAGAATAAAGGCAGCCCCGTACAGACTTGGGTCACCCCACGCTAGGTGATCCATCATCCTTAGGAAATATGCATAAGTAGATCCCCCTAGTTGTACTTCtgaatattttgaaggtctCTGAAGAAATAGGTAAGCCAAAGGTCGACTTTATCAGAGGGATTCCTAAACAAACACTAGCCGACCCAATAGATGAAGATGCAACAGATAAACTGCTCCTTCTTCATGCGGGGGTTGGACATAGTTACTGTCTTGCTTGTACAAGCCTTACACAACAGTAAGATGGATGTTGACATTCAGAGAATTAATATCAATAAGTGCCAGCACCTCGAACCGGCTAAAGGGGGCAGAGAAGGTGATCAGCTCGCCTCCAAAGGGAAGACCAATCAATGCGTGAAAGAGAAAGGGGGGGTGATCGTCATCTCCACCATAGGCGAATGAGAAGTGTGAATACTCGGCCACCATCTCTCAGTAAGGGCTCAGGTAAACTCAACATCCAGTTTTCGAGCACCAAAGTAGAAGCAAGGGTGGAAGGGCAGATTATAGATCATCAACCGTATGAGGGGATGGATGTGGTTAAGCCAATCCCCCAGCTTGTTAGGGTAACCATACTTCCTACATGAAGGTTCTGCCTAGGCCTACCATAACAGGTAAAAAGTCTTAACACAAGCATTATAGATCATGTACAACAGTAGCACAAATGCATAGAAGTCTTAAGTACATGGGTATACATGCATGGACATCAAAATATCAAAGCATATATTAACATGAGCATATAGGATATGCTAAGCATGCATATCATTAGCATCTACACATGGAAAATTCCAAGAGCATACATACATGgcatgacaaaaaaaaaagagacttaCCCATTATCCCCAAGCAAAGTTGTAAATATGATCCTTGGTACCCTTTAGGGTCAATTCTAGATACCATGCTACAACATCGTTTTGGGATGACGAGTCAGCTAACTTGTCGACAATTTTCCCACCACCTGTATGTTTGTGTAcccatttgaaatttttttataaaaaatccgAAGcacaggaggagagagaagagagcacCACACCACACGTGGAGCAAAACGAAAAAAAGTGGAATAAAAAACTCTCTTGGGATCCACCCTTTTATAGGGGGACAACACCTAACCACAGGCTCGCCAGAGTTCCTGCAAGTCCTCCAAAACA
This genomic stretch from Macadamia integrifolia cultivar HAES 741 chromosome 2, SCU_Mint_v3, whole genome shotgun sequence harbors:
- the LOC122064704 gene encoding uncharacterized protein LOC122064704, producing MGERASGDSGEKGAMVVEDDDGGAREALDRGPEGPSQVGGKRRVVISQRDYESKRQNFRFALIGRVNFHLISLDALRREAREKWNLSQGVLMHPLGKGYVIFQFQCEGDKAAMWQRSPLRVGDQVIQFQHWKPDFNIHEKQFFTKLVWIRFPDLSLEYWHENVLLSIAKAVGRPVALDRRTRQGLLSYFARVLVEIDISDLAVRVEEVQVKRFEPGTSQVLKKVDDEKQCAAKKLAEVPGAVYVEEDRVDSTTANSVGRLSPILEGNQQERSQQSPHNGKDENGITLSVNNSPQFPNMEEGEIQIDLDSTVSNLPNLVKNGLAQEDVDMNNYVSQHDVDRSSSETGSEYGSLSNQDDEEEGELNQNGNPPISNKIQKQNQEDLTHALPMDPVCLSSRPKRTGRREAATLDVTVVDDAVAALEKGTEVGEKRRRKKKQSGQASNPDKGALFWNIRGV